One Streptomyces coeruleorubidus DNA segment encodes these proteins:
- a CDS encoding enoyl-CoA hydratase/isomerase family protein, producing MSRVLVSADEDSGVAVVTLNRPDRLNAVDLEMAGELARVWRELRFDDSVRAVVLTGAGERAFCTGIDRDAVVPQPSSPYAQDDPLLGIGPKANDLWKPVVAAVRGMACGGAFYLLGEAEFVVADTTAAFFDPHTTYGMVSAYESVMMAQRMPYGEVARMALMGTAERISARRAYEVGLVSELVVRGEALGAARACAAVIAGYPTEAVQGTVRALWAASEAGRSRGVAQAPHLIALGNAAGEEQVRLFAGRRREYRSR from the coding sequence ATGAGCAGGGTGCTGGTCAGTGCCGACGAGGACAGCGGGGTCGCCGTCGTCACCCTGAACCGGCCGGACCGGCTCAACGCCGTCGACCTGGAGATGGCCGGTGAACTCGCCCGGGTCTGGCGGGAGTTGCGGTTCGACGATTCTGTGCGGGCCGTCGTCCTCACCGGCGCCGGTGAGCGTGCGTTCTGTACGGGCATCGACCGGGACGCCGTCGTGCCGCAGCCGAGCTCGCCGTACGCGCAGGACGATCCGCTGCTCGGCATCGGGCCGAAGGCGAACGACCTGTGGAAGCCGGTCGTCGCCGCCGTGCGCGGGATGGCCTGCGGGGGTGCCTTCTACCTGCTCGGGGAGGCGGAGTTCGTGGTCGCCGACACCACCGCCGCCTTCTTCGACCCGCACACCACCTACGGCATGGTCAGCGCCTACGAGTCCGTCATGATGGCGCAGCGCATGCCGTACGGGGAGGTCGCGCGGATGGCGTTGATGGGGACGGCGGAGCGGATCTCCGCGCGGCGGGCGTACGAGGTCGGGCTGGTGTCGGAACTCGTCGTGCGGGGTGAGGCGTTGGGGGCGGCGCGTGCGTGCGCCGCCGTGATCGCCGGGTATCCGACGGAGGCCGTGCAGGGGACCGTGCGGGCGCTGTGGGCCGCGAGCGAGGCGGGGCGGTCCCGGGGCGTCGCACAGGCGCCGCATCTCATCGCGCTC